The nucleotide sequence GGCCGTCAGGAATCGGGACGCGATCTTCGATCGGGCTCGCGCTGTCTCGGAGACCAACCTGGCGTCGCTCGATGGCTTTTTTCACGACCATTCCAACCATCTCGAGTGGGTTCGCCCTCCGGGTGGCATGACCGGGTTCCCCCGTCTCGTTCACGCGCAGGATACAAGACCGTTTTGTGAATCGGCCGCCGCGCGGGGCGTGCTGCTGGCGCCGGGAGACTGCTTCGGGGTTCCGAATCACATCCGTCTCGGCTTCGGCGCGTGCACCGAA is from Vicinamibacteria bacterium and encodes:
- a CDS encoding pyridoxal phosphate-dependent aminotransferase; amino-acid sequence: AVRNRDAIFDRARAVSETNLASLDGFFHDHSNHLEWVRPPGGMTGFPRLVHAQDTRPFCESAAARGVLLAPGDCFGVPNHIRLGFGACTEGFDQALDGVSAALSDAMASSSP